A genomic region of Dreissena polymorpha isolate Duluth1 chromosome 4, UMN_Dpol_1.0, whole genome shotgun sequence contains the following coding sequences:
- the LOC127877902 gene encoding heavy metal-binding protein HIP-like, producing MTQPVLFTVVFAVTVVSSSVFETVDANYDVGKENIPRLDEKDMDVEQLKQNVLKLNQMLIEQDKKINELTKQKQKSIVENSFTQDLTKQFFNEINVLKSKVSELESKITLMEDKNIHYEAYSESKSAKIITEQTTFNSVAQRHAETVGIAFFASLTNHMENLGAGQHIVFDNVFTNEGGAYNKYHGSFTAPVPGIYVFSLTLLSFQDLAGHFRVLRNGAILVHIWPDGRGDGDYDTAAGTVVLVLNAGDVVAIDNQNAGTKLYGEHYSFFTGFLLKSF from the exons ATGACACAGCCTGTGCTGTTTACCGTGGTTTTTGCTGTAACTGTAGTGTCGTCTTCTGTATTTGAAACAGTCGATGCCAATTATGATGTAGGTAAAGAAAATATTCCGCGCCTAGATGAAAAGGATATGGATGTTGAACAGCTAAAACAAAACGTACTGAAATTAAATCAGATGTTGATTGAGCAGGACAAGAAAATAAATGAACTAACCAAGCAAAAACAAAAAAGCATCGTTGAAAATTCTTTTACGCAAGATTTAACCAAACAGTTTTTTAACGAGATCAATGTTTTGAAAAGTAAAGTTTCTGAATTGGAGTCGAAGATTACGCTTATGGAGGACAAGAACATCCATTACGAAGCATATTCAGAAAGTAAATCTGCTAAAATAATAACAG AGCAGACTACCTTCAATTCAGTAGCACAACGACATGCTGAGACCGTTGGTATCGCTTTCTTTGCGTCACTTACCAACCATATGGAGAATCTCGGAGCTGGACAACACATTGTCTTTGATAATGTCTTCACAAACGAGGGAGGTGCCTACAATAAATACCACGGTAGCTTTACAGCTCCAGTCCCGGGAATATACGTATTTTCTCTCACTCTGCTGTCCTTCCAAGACCTGGCAGGGCATTTCCGAGTTCTTCGCAATGGCGCTATCCTTGTTCACATCTGGCCTGATGGCAGAGGTGACGGCGATTACGATACAGCAGCAGGTACAGTCGTTCTTGTCCTCAACGCTGGAGACGTCGTTGCCATTGACAACCAAAATGCTGGAACAAAGCTATACGGGGAGCATTATTCGTTTTTCACCGGCTTCTTGTTGAAGTCCTTTTAA